One Setaria viridis chromosome 7, Setaria_viridis_v4.0, whole genome shotgun sequence genomic region harbors:
- the LOC117862753 gene encoding exocyst complex component SEC5A, with translation MASDSDVDEDELLQMALQEQAARDLSHQRPPAANKPVVNLVRPPAPNARGGGGGGNARGAPAKARQPSRGGDEDDDSEVELLSISSGDEDDNPRARGPPPPRGGAGGGRAGARRAASRDDGDFDDDEPRSWKRVDEAELARKVREMREAKVAPSIQALDQKAAAAAATRKALTTVQTLPKGVEVLDPLGLGVMDNKSLRLITDASVSSPISREKSQGLDPSMREKVIYSSPNFDPKVFLSWVHKDTSAADLESGALTLKTDLKGRTQQKKQLVKENFDCFVSCKTTIDDIESKLRQIEEDPEGAGTAHLYSVTQKISGVANRAFEPLFERQAQAEKIRSVQGMLQRFRTLFNLPSAIRGNIRKGEYDLAVREYQKAKSIVLPSHVGILKRVLEEVEKVMQEFRGMLYKSMEDPHLDLAELENIVRLLLELEPETDPVWHYLNIQNSRIHGLFEKCTQDHEARMEILQNKIREKMLSDSKWRQLQQDSNKSLEVDSTIGDSPRADQLSTNFMAEEADGLRASYIRRLTSVLIQHVPAFWRLALSVFSGKFAKAATGTVVSDADMNAKPGANKTDEKGGEAKYTNHTLDEVASMVRATVSAFDTKVQNTFRDFEECNILRPYMSDTIKEIAKACQTLEGKDSSPTAVKMLRALHFEMTKLYILRLCSWMRATTKEISKDETWVTLSTLERNKSPYAISCMPLEFRDITISAMDRIDNMILNLMSETAKSYDISQPLQEINESVRLAFLNSFLDFAGYLERFGGELAQNRSNKENNYVQNGYINGTRETSTTIDGDLHKKLLVVLSNIGYCKAELSDELYTRYRHIWSPVRNNDERSSDMRDLMTSFSALEEKVLDQYTFAKSNLIRSAAQSYLLDSGIHWGAAPPVKGIRDATLELLHILVAVHAEVYSGARPLLEKTMKILVEGLVDIFLSVFHENKTKDIRLLDANGFCQLMLELEYFETVLQTYFSPEAQQALKSFQENLLEKACESVAEALENPGHHRRPTRGSEDTASDGQPSVSPDDLLALAQQYSSDLLQGELERTRLNIACFMESTLQSTSAPAASKPAAYSSYHAPAPQHAPVQTSSPSFRRQQTGSSSPVVSRRRR, from the exons ATGGCGAGCGACAGCGACGTCGACGAGGACGAGCTCCTCCAGATGGCGCTGCAGGAGCAGGCGGCGCGTGATCTCAGCCACcagcgcccgcccgccgccaacAAGCCCGTCGTCAACCtcgtccgcccgcccgcccccaacgcgcgcggcggcggcggcgggggcaacgCCCGGGGCGCCCCCGCCAAGGCGCGCCAGcccagccgcggcggcgacgaggacgacgactccGAGGTCGAGCTGCTCTCCATCTCctccggcgacgaggacgacaacccccgcgcccgcgggcccccgccgccccgcgggggcgcgggcggcgggcgcgctgGGGCGCGGAGGGCCGCGTCGCGGGACGACGGGGACTTCGACGACGATGAGCCCAGGAGCTGGAAGCGCGTCGACGAGGCAGAG CTTGCTCGCAAGGTTCGAGAAATGCGTGAAGCAAAAGTAGCGCCTAGCATTCAAGCACTTGATCagaaagcagcagcagctgcagcaaccCGGAAGGCCCTCACAACTGTACAGACTCTACCGAAAGGAGTAGAGGTTTTGGATCCATTGGGCCTTGG TGTCATGGATAATAAGTCCCTGAGATTGATCACTGATGCATCGGTAAGTTCTCCAATTTCAAGGGAGAAGTCTCAAGGTTTGGACCCCAGTATGAGAG AAAAAGTTATATACTCGTCTCCAAATTTTGATCCCAAGGTTTTCCTTTCGTGGGTCCACAAAGACACAAGTGCTGCTGACTTAGAGTCTGGTGCTCTTACCTTGAAAACTGATCTCAAAGGGAGAACACAGCAGAAAAAACAGTTAGTCAAGGAGAACTTTGATTGTTTTGTCTCGTGCAAAACTACGATAGATG ACATTGAGTCGAAATTGAGACAGATAGAGGAAGATCCTGAAGGTGCAGGTACTGCTCATTTGTATTCAGTCACACAAAAAATTAGTGGTGTGGCAAATCGTGCATTTGAGCCTCTATTTGAGAGGCAG GCTCAAGCTGAGAAGATCAGATCTGTTCAGGGAATGCTTCAAAGATTCCGGACATTATTTAACCTACCAAGTGCAATCCGTGGGAACATTAGAAAAGGAGAATACGATCTTGCTGTCAGAGAGTACCAAAAAGCAAAGTCGATTGTTCTTCCTTCTCAT GTGGGGATACTAAAACGTGTACTCGAGGAAGTGGAAAAGGTGATGCAAGAATTCAGGGGCATGCTTTATAAGTCAATGGAGGATCCTCATCTTGACCTTGCTGAG CTTGAGAACATTGTTCGTCTACTATTGGAGTTGGAACCTGAAACGGATCCAGTGTGGCACTATCTAAATATTCAG AATAGCAGGATCCATGGATTGTTTGAAAAATGTACTCAAGATCATGAAGCAAGAATGGAGATTTTGCAAAATAAAATTCGTGAGAAAATGCTATCTGATTCAAAGTGGAGGCAGCTGCAACAAGATTCAAATAAATCT TTGGAAGTTGATTCCACCATCGGTGATTCTCCCCGAGCTGATCAGCTGTCAACAAACTTTATGGCTGAAGAAGCTGATGGTTTAAGGGCTAGCTACATTCGAAGGCTAACTTCTGTACTTATCCAGCATGTTCCAGCTTTCTGGAGATTAGCTTTATCTGTCTTCAGTGGAAAATTTGCCAAG GCAGCTACTGGGACTGTCGTTTCTGATGCTGACATGAATGCAAAGCCGGGCGCAAATAAGACTGATGAGAAAGGTGGAGAAGCAAAGTACACGAACCATACTCTTGATGAAGTTGCCAGTATGGTTCGGGCTACCGTATCGGCTTTTGACACCAAG GTTCAGAATACCTTCCGTGATTTTGAGGAATGCAACATTCTTCGTCCATACATGAGTGACACTATAAAAGAAATAGCTAAGGCCTGTCAGACCCTTGAAGGGAAAGATTCGTCTCCAACTGCTG TTAAAATGTTGCGCGCCCTTCATTTTGAAATGACAAAGCTTTACATTCTGCGGCTTTGTTCATGGATGCGGGCAACAACTAAGGAGATATCAAAAGATGAGACTTGGGTTACTTTATCCACCCTTGAGAGAAACAAGTCTCCATATGCAATTTCATGCATGCCATTGGAATTCCGTGACATCACAATTTCAGCAATGGACCGGATTGATAA TATGATTCTTAATCTGATGAGCGAGACTGCGAAATCATATGACATTTCTCAACCACTTCAGGAAATTAATGAGTCTGTCAGACTTGCATTTTTAAATTCCTTTCTGGATTTTGCTG GTTACCTGGAGAGGTTTGGAGGGGAACTAGCTCAGAACAGATCGAACAAAGAAAACAATTATGTCCAAAATGGTTACATAAATGGTACCAGAGAAACATCCACTACCATAGATGGAGATTTGCACAAGAAACTACTGGTTGTTTTGAGTAACATTGGGTATTGCAAAGCTGAACTTTCAGATGAACTGTATACCAGATATAGACATATTTGGTCTCCAGTCAG GAATAATGATGAACGAAGTTCTGACATGCGAGATCTGATGACATCTTTCTCTGCACTTGAAGAGAAAGTCCTGGACCAGTATACCTTTGCTAAG TCAAACTTGATCAGAAGTGCTGCACAAAGTTATCTTTTGGATTCTGGGATTCACTGGGGAGCAGCACCACCAGTAAAG GGCATTCGGGATGCAACTCTTGAATTACTACACATCCTTGTAGCAGTACATGCAGAG GTATactctggtgctcggcctttgTTGGAGAAGACAATGAAAATTTTGGTGGAGGGTTTGGTTGATATCTTTCTTAGTGTTTTCCATGAGAATAAGACAAAAGATATCAGATTGTTAGATGCAAATGGTTTTTGTCAGCTCATGCTTGAG CTTGAGTACTTTGAGACAGTACTACAGACATACTTCTCACCTGAGGCACAGCAGGCGCTGAAATCCTTTCAAGAGAATTTATTGGAAAAGGCCTGTGAAAGTGTGGCAGAAGCCTTGGAGAATCCTGGACACCATCGTCGACCGACTCGTGGCAGTGAAGATACTGCCTCAGATGGACAACCATCAGTCTCACCTGATGATTTGCTT GCACTTGCTCAACAGTACAGTAGTGATCTGCTGCAAGGGGAGCTGGAGAGAACCCGGTTAAATATAGCATGCTTCATGGAGTCTACTCTTCAGTCGACATCTGCACCGGCAGCCTCAAAGCCTGCTGCTTATTCTTCTTACCATGCACCAGCACCACAGCACGCACCGGTGCAAACCTCCTCTCCTAGTTTTAGACGGCAGCAGACAGGTTCAAGTTCTCCTGTAGTCTCCAGGCGACGCCGGTGA
- the LOC117862754 gene encoding fibrillin protein 5 homolog, protein MAATVLLPPAHCHGHRAAASAATTSGRGPGALSHCALPPPRRQRRGSRAVRAAAPPEQSRGVSLAGDSGQASAGDAKAALYRALDGVDRGIFGMTSAQRSEIHGLVELLEARNPTPEPTAALQDKVDGCWKLIYSTISILGKKRTKLGLRDFISLGDFLQIIDVKEEKAVNVIKFSARALKILSGKFTIEASYSVTSKTRVDIKLESSTITPEQLMNIFQKNYDMLLAIFNPEGWLEITYVDESLRIGRDDKENIFVLERADPSEV, encoded by the exons ATGGCAGCCAccgtcctcctccctccggcGCACTGCCACGGCCACCGCGCCGCGGCGTctgcggcgacgacgagcgggAGAGGACCAGGCGCCCTCTCGCATTGTGCCCTCCCTCCACcgcgccggcagcgccggggaTCGCGCGCCGTGAGGGCGGCCGCGCCTCCCGAGCAGAGCCGCGGCGTGTCTCTCGCGGGTGACTCCGGGCAGGCGAGCGCGGGCGACGCCAAGGCCGCACTGTACCGAGCTCTGGACGGCGTGGACAGGGGGATATTCGGGATGACGTCCGCGCAGCGATCGGAGATCCACGGCCTGGTGGAGCTGCTCGAGGCCCGGAACCCCACGCCGGAGCCCACCGCCGCGCTGCAGGACAAG gtggacggctgctggAAGCTCATCTACAGCACCATCTCGATCCTGGGGAAGAAGAGGACCAAGCTGGGGCTCCGAGATTTCATCAGCTTAGGGGACTTCCTCCAGATAATTGACGTCAAAGAG GAAAAGGCGGTAAATGTGATAAAGTTCAGCGCGAGAGCATTGAAGATATTATCGGGGAAGTTCACTATTGAAGCTTCATACAGTGTCACTAGCAAAACA AGAGTTGATATCAAGCTTGAGAGTTCAACTATCACCCCAGAACAG CTGATGAATATATTTCAGAAGAACTACGATATGCTCCTGGCCATATTCAACCCAGAGGGTTGGCTAGAGATAAc ATACGTTGATGAATCTTTACGGATCGGAAGAGATGACAAGGAAAACATCTTTGTGCTAGAGAGAGCAGATCCATCAGAAGTTTGA
- the LOC117862521 gene encoding WAT1-related protein At1g68170 has protein sequence MGSGGGGVVGGAKPAVAMVAVEFVFSALQIFIKLALDDGMDVRVLVAYRLMFATAFLCPLAFFIERKKRPPLTMKVVLGLFLCGLCGITINQNLLVLAMKLTNSTTIVTALSNLTPQSTFIVAVLTRQEIVKLGKASGRAKLAGTLVGLGGAMVVTFYRGPEMVFMHRLARVAGLQHGDRHSLSRGPTATPSAAARVVGSFLAIASCFSYAAWLSIQARVGEAFPCHYSIAALVCLAGAAQSALLALCFHRDAAHWRLGLDVRLYSSAYAGVVASGLAFPLMSWCLRERGPLYVAMFGPLIIVFVAVLSSIFLDETLHLGIALGAVLIVAGLYMVLWGKAREAQEKAAGVQPEDEELGKESTAAPADAANGETK, from the exons atggggagcggcggcggcggggtggtggGAGGCGCGAagccggcggtggcgatggtggcggtggagttCGTCTTCTCGGCGCTGCAGATCTTCATCAAGCTCGCGCTGGACGACGGCATGGACGTCCGCGTGCTCGTCGCCTACCGCCTCATGTTCGCCACCGCCTTCCTCTGCCCGCTCGCCTTCTTCATCGAGCG GAAGAAACGGCCACCACTAACCATGAAGGTGGTGCTAGGTTTATTCCTGTGCGGACTTTGTGG CATTACTATAAACCAGAACTTGCTAGTGCTCGCCATGAAGCTGACGAACTCAACGACCATCGTCACAGCTCTCAGCAACCTCACGCCTCAGTCCACCTTCATCGTTGCAGTCCTGACCAG GCAGGAGATCGTCAAGCTTGGCAAGGCCAGCGGGCGCGCGAAGCTGGCGGGCACGCTggtcggcctcggcggcgcgaTGGTGGTGACCTTCTACAGGGGCCCGGAGATGGTGTTCATGCACCGGCTCGCGCGCGTCGCCGGGCTCCAGCACGGCGACCGCCACAGCCTGTCCCgggggccgacggcgacgccgtccgccgccgcccgggtcGTGGGCTCGTTCCTCGCCATCGCCAGCTGCTTCAGCTACGCGGCCTGGCTCTCCATCCAGGCGCGGGTCGGGGAGGCCTTCCCGTGCCACTACTCGATCGCCGCGCTTGTgtgcctcgccggcgccgcccagtCGGCGCTGCTCGCGCTCTGCTTCCACCGGGACGCCGCGCACTGGCGGCTCGGGCTCGACGTCAGGCTCTACTCCTCGGCCTACGCG GGCGTCGTGGCGTCCGGGCTCGCGTTCCCGCTGATGTCGTGGTGCCTGCGGGAGCGGGGGCCCCTGTACGTGGCTATGTTCGGCCCGCTAATCATCGTCTTCGTCGCCGTGCTCAGCTCCATCTTCCTCGACGAGACCTTGCACCTAGGGAT cGCGCTGGGTGCCGTCCTGATCGTGGCTGGGCTGTACATGGTGCTCTGGGGCAAAGCGAGAGAAGCGCAGGAGAAAGCTGCGGGTGTTCAGCCAGAAGATGAAGAACTGGGCAAGGAATCCACTGCTGCTCCTGCTGATGCTGCCAATGGTGAAACAAAATGA